One stretch of Natronolimnobius baerhuensis DNA includes these proteins:
- a CDS encoding thiamine pyrophosphate-dependent enzyme, which produces MHRVIGECDLTETRFEAEDALACFRDMVRARQFDERAVALQRRGWMSGYPPFRGQEASQVGAAHALLESDWLVPTYRSNAMQLAHGVPMADILFFRRGYPEFASDHDLHVFPQAVPIATQIPHAVGLGMALEYDAESDAETPAVCCYLGDGATSEGDFHEGLNFAGVFDAPAVFFCENNGWAISMQRERQTASATLAQKADAYGLEGVRVDGNDPLAVQEVVSDALESARNGEPVLVESLTYRQGAHTTSDDPARYRDDNPDLPDWRTADPLERYETYLREQGVLEDGYRDDLEADAAAELEAAIERVEETALPALEDVFDHVYEEQPARLDDQRAWLEAFVAEADVRDLEY; this is translated from the coding sequence ATGCACCGCGTTATTGGCGAGTGCGACCTCACAGAGACACGGTTCGAGGCCGAGGACGCGCTCGCGTGTTTCCGTGACATGGTCCGTGCGCGCCAGTTCGACGAGCGAGCGGTTGCCCTCCAGCGCCGGGGCTGGATGAGCGGCTACCCACCGTTCCGGGGACAGGAAGCTTCGCAGGTCGGCGCAGCACACGCCCTGCTCGAGTCCGACTGGCTAGTGCCGACCTATCGCTCGAACGCGATGCAACTCGCCCACGGCGTCCCGATGGCCGACATCTTGTTCTTTCGACGTGGCTACCCGGAGTTCGCCTCCGATCACGATCTGCACGTGTTCCCGCAGGCGGTGCCGATTGCGACGCAGATTCCACACGCCGTCGGGCTGGGGATGGCCCTCGAGTACGACGCGGAGTCCGACGCCGAGACACCAGCGGTTTGTTGTTATCTCGGCGACGGCGCGACCTCCGAGGGCGATTTCCACGAGGGGCTCAATTTCGCGGGGGTGTTCGATGCCCCTGCCGTGTTCTTTTGTGAGAACAACGGCTGGGCGATTTCGATGCAGCGTGAGCGCCAGACCGCAAGCGCAACGCTCGCACAGAAAGCCGACGCCTACGGCCTCGAGGGCGTCCGCGTCGACGGCAACGACCCGCTCGCAGTACAGGAAGTCGTGAGCGACGCCCTCGAGTCCGCCCGAAACGGCGAGCCGGTGCTCGTCGAGAGCCTGACGTACCGACAGGGCGCGCATACGACGAGCGACGATCCAGCGCGCTATCGAGACGACAACCCGGACCTCCCCGACTGGCGCACTGCGGACCCACTCGAGCGCTACGAGACCTACCTGCGAGAACAGGGTGTTCTCGAAGACGGCTATCGAGACGACCTCGAGGCCGACGCTGCGGCCGAACTCGAGGCTGCAATCGAACGGGTAGAGGAAACGGCGCTGCCTGCACTCGAGGATGTGTTCGACCACGTCTACGAGGAGCAGCCAGCGCGGCTAGACGATCAGCGGGCGTGGCTCGAGGCGTTCGTAGCCGAGGCAGACGTGCGCGACCTCGAGTACTGA
- a CDS encoding complex I NDUFA9 subunit family protein — protein sequence MKVLVAGGGGFIGTALCTELVERGHEVTALSRNPDSDDLPDGVDLAMGDVSAYDSIEGAVEGQDAVINLVSPSPLFDPDDDDLYERVHLGGTANLVRAAEDHEVPRFVQISALGADPDGPTNYIRAKGQAEAVVTDSDLSWTIIRPSIVFGDGAEFLEFTKQVTTPYVTGLPGGGETRFQPIWVEDFVPLLADTLEDGTHVGETYEIGGPQIVTLADATELAYAAEGKSVTIIPVPMALTKLGLTAAGPVPFVPFGPDQARSLEFDNTVADNDVDAFGVEEAKLQTLQSYLGVWE from the coding sequence ATGAAGGTCCTCGTCGCTGGTGGAGGCGGCTTTATTGGAACAGCGCTGTGTACGGAACTGGTCGAACGCGGCCACGAGGTGACGGCACTGTCGCGCAATCCTGACAGTGATGACCTCCCTGACGGTGTCGACCTCGCAATGGGTGATGTCAGCGCCTACGACTCGATTGAGGGCGCAGTCGAGGGCCAGGACGCGGTGATCAACCTCGTCTCACCGTCGCCGCTGTTCGACCCCGATGACGACGATCTCTACGAGCGCGTCCACCTCGGCGGGACGGCAAACCTCGTCCGCGCGGCCGAAGATCACGAGGTCCCGCGATTCGTCCAGATCAGCGCACTCGGTGCCGACCCTGACGGCCCGACCAACTACATCCGCGCGAAGGGACAGGCCGAAGCCGTCGTCACGGACTCCGACCTCTCGTGGACGATCATCCGCCCGTCAATCGTCTTCGGCGACGGCGCTGAGTTCCTCGAGTTCACGAAGCAGGTGACAACGCCGTACGTGACTGGGCTGCCGGGCGGCGGCGAGACGCGCTTCCAGCCGATCTGGGTCGAGGATTTCGTCCCGCTACTCGCCGATACGCTCGAGGACGGCACCCACGTTGGCGAGACCTACGAGATCGGTGGCCCGCAAATTGTCACCCTCGCGGACGCGACGGAACTCGCGTATGCGGCTGAGGGCAAATCCGTGACGATCATCCCGGTTCCGATGGCGCTGACGAAACTCGGACTCACAGCGGCTGGTCCTGTCCCGTTCGTTCCCTTCGGCCCGGATCAGGCTCGCTCGCTCGAGTTTGATAACACTGTCGCGGACAACGACGTGGACGCGTTCGGTGTCGAGGAAGCGAAGTTACAGACGTTGCAGTCGTACTTGGGAGTATGGGAGTGA
- the tmk gene encoding dTMP kinase gives MLVTLEGLDGSGKTTVWEALQERYPDAVFTREPTNDSWYGEAVYRSIEDDDADSLAELFLYTADHAAHLERVIKPALERGDLVISDRYSDSRFAYQGATLERADSEYGLDDPLQYVVDVHEPFSITPDLTIYLDLEPERGAERAGATNKFEHADYLADVRANYERLREREPERFVRVDATQESGAVLEAVADALAARLPE, from the coding sequence ATGCTCGTGACGCTCGAGGGACTGGACGGCAGCGGTAAAACGACGGTCTGGGAGGCCCTACAGGAGCGCTATCCCGATGCCGTCTTCACGCGCGAACCGACGAACGACTCGTGGTACGGCGAGGCGGTCTATCGTTCAATCGAGGACGACGACGCCGACTCGCTCGCGGAACTCTTTCTCTACACCGCAGACCACGCCGCCCACCTCGAGCGCGTCATCAAACCCGCTCTCGAGCGCGGTGATCTCGTGATTTCGGATCGCTACTCCGATTCTCGGTTTGCCTATCAGGGCGCGACCCTTGAGCGCGCTGATAGCGAGTACGGACTCGACGACCCGCTCCAGTACGTCGTCGACGTCCACGAGCCGTTTTCGATCACGCCCGATCTGACGATCTATCTCGACCTCGAGCCCGAACGCGGAGCGGAACGCGCCGGCGCGACGAACAAGTTCGAACACGCCGACTACCTCGCGGACGTGCGAGCGAACTACGAACGTCTCCGCGAGCGCGAGCCAGAGCGATTCGTCCGCGTCGATGCGACGCAGGAGTCGGGGGCCGTGCTCGAGGCGGTCGCAGACGCGCTGGCTGCGCGACTCCCAGAGTGA
- the cofC gene encoding 2-phospho-L-lactate guanylyltransferase produces the protein MRVVVPFAATAPKTRLSPVLSPAERSRVAEAMLADVLTTLTETGHEATILATTPVDLEEYDIDPDVLERVSVAVDERPLTEAVNARLGTDDPVAVVMADLALATPAALERLFETEADVAIAPGRGSGTNALVVRHPEFRVDYHGTSYLDHRERAQDVGASLETVDSFRLATDIDEPADLVEVLVHGRDDARAPAVLRECGFELTETDGRVTVSRRESNPSK, from the coding sequence ATGCGCGTCGTCGTTCCGTTCGCTGCAACCGCACCGAAAACCCGTCTGAGCCCCGTGCTCTCACCAGCGGAGCGCTCGAGGGTTGCGGAGGCGATGCTGGCCGATGTGCTCACTACACTCACTGAGACGGGCCACGAGGCGACGATTCTCGCGACGACACCAGTGGATCTCGAGGAGTACGACATCGACCCCGACGTGCTCGAGCGGGTGTCAGTCGCTGTCGACGAGCGACCGCTCACCGAGGCGGTTAACGCTCGTCTTGGGACGGACGACCCCGTCGCCGTCGTGATGGCGGATTTGGCGCTTGCGACGCCGGCAGCGCTCGAGCGACTGTTCGAGACGGAGGCAGACGTCGCTATCGCTCCGGGTCGTGGCAGCGGGACGAACGCACTCGTCGTACGCCACCCCGAATTTCGAGTCGACTACCACGGCACGTCGTATCTCGACCATCGCGAACGCGCACAAGACGTGGGTGCCAGCCTCGAGACGGTCGATTCGTTCCGGTTGGCAACGGATATTGACGAGCCTGCAGATCTCGTGGAGGTGCTGGTTCACGGGCGAGATGATGCCCGCGCGCCCGCCGTGCTTCGAGAGTGTGGCTTTGAACTCACTGAGACCGACGGGCGCGTCACAGTCAGTCGGCGTGAGTCGAACCCGTCGAAGTGA
- a CDS encoding potassium channel family protein, whose amino-acid sequence MRFVIIGAGRVGLRTARVLREEGHDVALIERDEAKIRRARSEEFTVVEGDGSREDRLEEAGVTDADAVGALTGNLNANFTACMIANHYGCRTVMRIDEAYREGIYRKYAAEVDEIIYPERLGAIGAKNALLGGTIRAIADIAQHLQVVELTITDDAPINGYTITELELPADARVLAFGKREAELALPTEDESLEVGDRLVVLADFAVLSEVRQLLVGESANEAATNAALQADADAETDQSDRDAEHANEGVN is encoded by the coding sequence ATGCGGTTCGTGATCATTGGCGCTGGACGAGTCGGGCTACGAACAGCGCGCGTCTTGCGCGAGGAAGGCCACGACGTGGCGCTCATCGAGCGTGATGAGGCCAAAATCAGGCGTGCTCGCTCAGAGGAGTTCACCGTCGTCGAGGGCGATGGCTCCCGCGAGGACCGCCTCGAGGAGGCTGGCGTCACCGACGCTGATGCAGTGGGCGCACTGACTGGTAATCTGAACGCCAACTTCACCGCGTGTATGATCGCGAACCACTATGGCTGTCGAACCGTGATGCGAATCGACGAGGCCTACCGCGAAGGCATCTACCGCAAGTACGCTGCAGAGGTCGACGAAATCATCTATCCCGAACGACTGGGCGCAATCGGTGCGAAAAACGCCCTGCTCGGCGGGACAATCCGCGCTATCGCAGATATCGCCCAGCACCTGCAAGTCGTCGAACTGACGATCACAGACGACGCGCCGATCAACGGCTACACGATCACCGAACTCGAGTTGCCCGCCGATGCGCGGGTGCTCGCGTTCGGCAAGCGCGAGGCGGAACTTGCCTTGCCAACGGAAGATGAATCGCTCGAGGTGGGCGACCGACTCGTCGTACTGGCCGATTTCGCTGTCTTGAGCGAGGTGCGCCAGTTACTGGTTGGCGAGTCGGCGAACGAGGCAGCGACAAACGCTGCGTTGCAGGCGGATGCGGACGCGGAGACGGACCAATCAGATCGTGATGCGGAACACGCAAACGAGGGTGTCAACTAA
- a CDS encoding Lrp/AsnC ligand binding domain-containing protein — translation MVHAFIMVKTAAGKSEDLLADIRDFERATDAHIVAGTYDIIVEVDAEEVYDILETVSSNIQGLEGVTETKTYIAMD, via the coding sequence ATGGTACACGCGTTCATCATGGTCAAGACGGCCGCTGGTAAGTCTGAAGACCTCCTCGCCGATATCAGGGACTTCGAGCGTGCCACCGACGCCCACATCGTCGCCGGCACCTACGACATCATCGTCGAAGTCGACGCCGAGGAAGTGTACGACATCCTCGAGACCGTCTCCTCGAACATTCAGGGTCTCGAGGGGGTGACCGAGACGAAAACGTACATCGCGATGGATTAA
- a CDS encoding tubulin/FtsZ family protein, with protein MKLAMIGFGQAGGKIVDRFLDYDDRTNSGIVRAAVAVNSAKADLIGLDNIPKENRVLIGQARVKGHGVGADNELGAEIAEEDIDEVQNAIDQIPTHEVDAFLVVSGMGGGTGSGGAPVLAKHLKRIYTIPVYGLGVLPGTDEGGIYTLNAARSFQTFVREVDNLMVFDNDSWRQTGESVEGGYDQINEEIVRRFGILFGAGEVGEGEEVAESVVDSSEIINTLSGGGVSTVGFASEDVELNSGGGLLSRFTGDGGGDDNLDAANTTNRITSLVRKAALGRLTLPCEIEGTERALLVLAGPSEYLNRKGIERGRKWLEEETGSMEVRGGDYPREEPEVAAAILLSGVTNVPRIKRLQQVAIEAQENIDDIQQESEDNLEELVEDDEDELEPLF; from the coding sequence ATGAAGTTGGCGATGATCGGATTCGGACAGGCCGGTGGCAAAATCGTCGATCGATTCCTCGATTACGACGATAGAACGAACAGCGGAATCGTCCGCGCGGCGGTCGCTGTTAACTCCGCGAAAGCGGATCTCATCGGGCTGGACAATATTCCAAAGGAGAACAGAGTACTCATCGGGCAGGCCCGCGTGAAGGGCCACGGGGTGGGTGCAGACAACGAACTCGGCGCGGAAATCGCCGAAGAGGACATCGACGAGGTCCAGAACGCAATCGACCAGATCCCGACCCACGAAGTCGATGCGTTCCTCGTCGTCTCCGGAATGGGCGGCGGTACCGGTTCCGGTGGCGCGCCAGTCCTCGCGAAACATCTCAAACGGATCTATACGATCCCTGTCTATGGTCTCGGCGTCCTGCCGGGCACGGACGAAGGTGGGATTTACACGCTTAACGCGGCCCGATCCTTCCAGACGTTCGTCCGCGAGGTAGACAACCTGATGGTCTTCGATAACGACTCCTGGCGACAGACCGGCGAGTCCGTCGAAGGCGGCTACGACCAGATCAACGAGGAAATCGTCCGCCGCTTTGGCATCCTCTTCGGAGCCGGAGAGGTTGGCGAAGGCGAGGAGGTCGCCGAAAGCGTGGTCGACTCCTCCGAGATCATTAACACCCTCTCGGGAGGTGGCGTCTCGACCGTTGGCTTTGCCAGCGAAGACGTCGAACTGAACAGTGGTGGCGGACTGCTCTCGCGCTTTACCGGCGACGGTGGCGGCGACGACAATCTCGACGCGGCGAACACGACCAACCGCATTACGAGTCTCGTCCGCAAGGCCGCACTCGGTCGCCTCACACTCCCCTGTGAGATTGAAGGCACCGAGCGCGCGCTGCTCGTACTTGCCGGTCCCTCGGAGTATCTGAACCGGAAAGGCATCGAACGCGGGCGGAAATGGCTCGAGGAGGAAACGGGAAGTATGGAAGTTCGTGGCGGCGACTATCCGCGCGAGGAGCCGGAAGTCGCAGCCGCCATCCTGCTGTCGGGAGTCACCAACGTCCCGCGCATCAAGCGTCTCCAGCAGGTTGCAATCGAAGCACAGGAAAACATCGACGACATCCAACAGGAAAGCGAGGACAACCTGGAAGAGCTCGTCGAAGACGACGAAGACGAACTCGAGCCGCTGTTCTAA
- the cofG gene encoding 7,8-didemethyl-8-hydroxy-5-deazariboflavin synthase subunit CofG yields the protein MIPGAREYGVEIEIDDTAVDELLAVTPAAVEAPPALTFARNVFIPLTTACRYTCTYCTYFDAPGQASLLSLEEVRDICARGADAGCTEALFTFGDDPDDRYTEIHEQLEAWGHDSIHSYLREACEVALEEGLLPHANPGDQTIEQMETVADVNASMGVMLESTAEVDAHAGPRKKEPGQRLRTIQNAGELDVAFTTGILVGIGESWRDRAESLLAIAEMHDRYDHIQEVIVQPVADNERWSGGSPDLETMRRVTAMARAALPEEISVQVPPNLASAHELIDCGVDDLGGVSPITDDHINPDYKWPALRELEEIAASADLPLGERLPVYERFLPEELRTDGFDGVAADGTAGAMDGRTPDADREWISSTIREAIGSDDTAGKRYRAVLESQT from the coding sequence ATGATTCCCGGGGCGCGCGAGTACGGCGTCGAGATCGAAATCGACGACACAGCCGTCGATGAGTTGCTCGCAGTGACGCCAGCCGCTGTCGAGGCCCCGCCGGCGCTGACGTTCGCGCGCAACGTATTCATCCCGCTGACGACGGCGTGTCGCTACACCTGTACCTACTGTACCTACTTCGATGCACCCGGACAGGCGTCGCTGCTCTCACTCGAGGAGGTTCGCGATATCTGTGCCCGCGGTGCCGATGCAGGCTGTACGGAGGCGCTGTTTACCTTTGGTGACGACCCGGACGACCGTTACACGGAGATTCACGAGCAACTCGAAGCGTGGGGCCATGACTCGATTCATAGCTACCTGCGCGAGGCCTGTGAAGTCGCCCTCGAGGAAGGACTCCTTCCCCACGCGAATCCTGGCGACCAGACCATCGAACAGATGGAGACCGTCGCAGACGTCAACGCCAGTATGGGCGTCATGCTCGAGTCGACTGCCGAGGTCGACGCCCACGCCGGTCCCCGAAAAAAAGAGCCGGGACAACGCCTGCGGACCATCCAGAACGCGGGCGAACTCGACGTCGCCTTCACGACGGGCATTCTGGTCGGCATCGGCGAGTCCTGGCGCGACCGCGCCGAGAGCCTGCTCGCAATTGCTGAGATGCACGACCGCTACGACCACATTCAGGAAGTGATCGTCCAGCCAGTTGCGGACAACGAACGCTGGTCCGGTGGCTCGCCCGACCTCGAGACGATGCGTCGCGTGACGGCGATGGCTCGCGCCGCATTACCCGAAGAAATTTCGGTGCAGGTGCCGCCGAACCTCGCGTCCGCCCACGAGTTGATCGACTGCGGTGTCGACGACCTTGGCGGCGTCTCGCCGATTACGGATGACCACATCAACCCCGACTACAAGTGGCCCGCACTGCGCGAACTCGAGGAGATCGCTGCGAGCGCGGATCTGCCACTCGGTGAGCGCCTGCCCGTCTACGAGCGATTCCTTCCTGAAGAGTTGCGGACGGACGGGTTCGACGGCGTGGCTGCCGATGGAACGGCGGGCGCAATGGACGGGCGCACACCCGACGCCGACCGCGAGTGGATTTCGTCGACGATCCGCGAGGCCATCGGAAGCGACGACACAGCGGGGAAACGGTATCGGGCAGTCCTCGAGTCGCAGACATAA
- a CDS encoding Lrp/AsnC family transcriptional regulator — protein MVTAFVMIKANTGEADRLRDEIKGIDGVDSAHIVAGDVDIIAKARVETPAAVKEIAATRIQGIKGIEDTQTYIAMD, from the coding sequence ATGGTCACAGCATTTGTCATGATCAAGGCGAATACGGGCGAGGCGGATCGACTGCGAGACGAAATCAAGGGCATCGATGGTGTTGACTCGGCACATATCGTTGCCGGCGATGTCGACATCATCGCGAAAGCGCGCGTCGAGACGCCTGCAGCGGTCAAGGAGATCGCCGCAACCCGAATTCAGGGGATCAAAGGCATCGAGGACACGCAGACGTACATCGCGATGGACTAA
- a CDS encoding DUF5813 family protein has product MTAFPDPVARELEAHDAFEPADNDTYRLTTTVFEATVIASDAEGKRDGEFTVTVSLPTLDAAVANEAVASVVEDGWFETLERRLEDVFSVAHTGTHDDPIVERDTESVTVTLEYLAWDAAEGVEDAKALIEFVEGTYAQGIIPGYKYRGAAATLLENAQTQGQDAAEGDDPNGAGGMPM; this is encoded by the coding sequence ATGACTGCCTTTCCCGACCCCGTTGCCCGCGAACTCGAGGCCCATGACGCGTTCGAACCGGCCGACAACGATACCTACCGACTCACGACCACCGTCTTCGAGGCGACCGTCATCGCGAGCGACGCCGAGGGCAAACGCGACGGCGAGTTTACTGTTACCGTCTCCCTCCCGACACTCGATGCCGCCGTCGCCAACGAAGCCGTCGCCAGCGTCGTCGAAGATGGCTGGTTCGAAACCCTCGAGCGCCGCCTCGAGGATGTCTTTTCCGTCGCACACACGGGTACACACGACGATCCTATCGTCGAACGCGACACCGAGTCGGTCACGGTCACGCTCGAGTATCTCGCTTGGGACGCTGCGGAGGGCGTCGAAGACGCCAAAGCCCTGATCGAGTTCGTCGAGGGCACCTACGCACAGGGGATCATCCCTGGATACAAGTATCGGGGGGCGGCGGCGACCTTGCTCGAGAACGCACAGACGCAGGGCCAGGACGCCGCTGAGGGCGACGATCCGAACGGCGCTGGCGGGATGCCGATGTAG
- a CDS encoding O-acetylhomoserine aminocarboxypropyltransferase/cysteine synthase family protein — translation MSDDSEEPTREFATNSIHAGQEPDPTTGARAPPLYQTTSYQFEDTEHAAALFGLEETGNIYSRIMNPTNAMLEERIATLEGGVAALATSSGMAAFDLATFILADVGDNIVSSSSLYGGTYTYLTHTVEKRGVETKFVDTLEYDAYEAAIDDDTAFVHLETIGNPALVTPDLERIADIAHDHNVPLFVDNTFATPYLCRPLEHGADLVWHSTTKWLHGAGSTVGGVLVDGGSFNWDEGDYPEITEPNPAYHGINFDETFGDMAFSVVARTRGLRDLGNQQSPFDAWVTLQKLESLPLRMDKHCENALVVAEYLEDHDKVSWVTYPGLESHETHDEASEYLDGGYGGMITFGLEGGYDAAETVCNEVDLFSLLANVGDAKSLIIHPASTTHQQLSEEEKLASGVSNDLVRLSVGIEDPADVIADLEDALEQT, via the coding sequence ATGAGCGACGACTCCGAGGAGCCAACGCGCGAGTTTGCCACGAATAGCATTCACGCGGGCCAAGAGCCCGACCCGACGACCGGCGCGCGTGCGCCGCCGCTGTATCAGACCACGTCCTATCAATTCGAGGATACCGAGCACGCGGCCGCGCTGTTCGGCTTAGAGGAAACCGGGAACATCTACTCGCGGATTATGAACCCGACGAACGCGATGTTAGAAGAGCGCATCGCGACGCTCGAGGGCGGGGTCGCCGCGTTAGCCACCTCCTCAGGGATGGCCGCGTTCGACCTCGCGACGTTCATTTTGGCGGACGTGGGCGACAACATCGTCTCCTCGTCATCGCTGTATGGCGGCACGTACACCTACCTCACCCATACCGTCGAAAAGCGTGGCGTCGAGACGAAGTTCGTCGACACACTCGAGTACGACGCCTACGAGGCGGCCATCGACGACGACACCGCCTTTGTCCACTTAGAGACCATCGGCAACCCCGCGCTCGTCACTCCTGACCTCGAGCGCATCGCGGATATCGCCCACGACCACAACGTGCCGCTGTTCGTCGACAACACGTTCGCAACGCCGTATCTGTGCCGCCCGCTCGAGCACGGCGCGGATCTCGTCTGGCACTCAACCACGAAGTGGCTCCACGGCGCTGGTTCGACCGTCGGCGGCGTGCTGGTCGATGGGGGCTCATTCAACTGGGACGAGGGCGACTATCCCGAGATCACGGAGCCGAATCCGGCGTACCACGGGATCAACTTCGACGAAACGTTCGGCGACATGGCATTCTCCGTCGTCGCCCGCACGCGTGGCCTGCGCGATTTGGGCAACCAGCAGTCGCCCTTCGACGCCTGGGTCACACTCCAGAAACTCGAGTCGCTGCCACTCCGGATGGACAAACACTGCGAGAACGCGCTGGTCGTTGCCGAGTATCTCGAGGATCACGACAAGGTGTCATGGGTCACCTATCCTGGTCTCGAGAGTCACGAGACGCACGACGAAGCCAGCGAGTACCTCGACGGCGGGTATGGCGGCATGATCACGTTCGGACTCGAGGGCGGCTACGACGCCGCGGAGACGGTCTGTAACGAGGTCGACCTGTTCAGCCTGCTGGCGAACGTCGGCGACGCGAAGTCGCTGATCATCCACCCCGCGAGTACGACCCACCAGCAACTCTCCGAGGAGGAAAAACTCGCAAGCGGCGTCAGCAACGACCTGGTGCGACTCTCCGTCGGCATCGAGGATCCTGCTGACGTCATTGCAGATCTCGAGGACGCGCTCGAGCAGACGTAG
- a CDS encoding DUF7522 family protein has protein sequence MATGLLTSERAEQIVTTCRTAVGDSLRSITYFTRDDFEQVYLREDLERDADLSTFIGHEWRGFKTAQTAYEGSELGDYNYTIRVFDNGFLVRVTTDTDGVFVTTDGLTMKDFEEVATAIRVFLTERDDPDA, from the coding sequence ATGGCCACAGGGCTTCTCACGTCCGAGCGGGCTGAACAGATCGTCACGACCTGTCGAACGGCCGTCGGCGACAGTCTCCGGTCGATCACGTACTTTACGCGTGATGACTTTGAGCAAGTGTACCTGCGCGAGGACCTCGAGCGAGATGCCGACCTCTCGACGTTTATCGGCCATGAGTGGCGCGGGTTCAAAACGGCTCAGACTGCCTACGAAGGCTCCGAACTGGGCGATTACAACTACACGATTCGGGTGTTCGACAACGGGTTCTTGGTTCGCGTCACCACCGACACCGATGGCGTGTTCGTGACGACTGATGGACTGACGATGAAAGATTTCGAAGAAGTGGCAACTGCGATCCGGGTGTTCCTCACCGAACGCGACGACCCCGACGCCTAA
- a CDS encoding AAA family ATPase → MSVPDAAATADDVIDEILSAVVADRAIFEEITAGLLARGHVLLEDVPGTGKTLTARSFATALGLEFSRIQFTPDLMPADVTGSYVFEEETGEFHFTPGPVFANVVLADEINRAPPKTQSALLEAMGEGQVTVDGETHELPDPFIVIATQNPVEQEGTFELPEAQRDRFMIKTSLGYPDTAGTRELIDRRADRDQPDPTVTPVIDRDTVRELQTVPEEITVDEPIRDYIGDVCRTTRRDGRVDVGVSPRGVQRLFEVSRARAVLAGRDYVVPDDVKSIAPVALAHRLVLTPEASVEGASRHRVIESVLEEVDVPAMDPASAE, encoded by the coding sequence ATGTCAGTCCCCGACGCCGCTGCAACTGCCGACGACGTTATCGACGAAATTCTCTCCGCTGTCGTCGCCGACAGAGCCATTTTCGAAGAGATCACCGCCGGCTTGCTCGCGCGCGGGCACGTCCTGCTCGAGGACGTACCCGGCACGGGTAAGACGCTGACTGCTCGCTCGTTCGCGACCGCGCTCGGCCTCGAGTTTTCCCGGATTCAGTTTACGCCCGACCTGATGCCCGCCGACGTGACCGGCTCGTACGTGTTCGAAGAAGAGACCGGCGAGTTCCACTTCACGCCCGGTCCAGTGTTTGCAAACGTCGTGTTGGCCGACGAGATCAATCGCGCGCCACCGAAAACCCAGTCCGCACTGCTCGAGGCGATGGGCGAAGGGCAGGTGACTGTCGACGGCGAGACGCACGAACTGCCGGACCCGTTTATCGTTATCGCGACGCAGAATCCGGTCGAACAGGAGGGAACGTTCGAACTGCCGGAAGCCCAGCGTGATCGGTTTATGATCAAGACCTCGCTTGGCTATCCCGACACCGCGGGGACGCGCGAGTTAATCGACCGCCGCGCCGACCGCGACCAGCCGGATCCGACTGTCACCCCCGTTATCGACCGCGACACCGTCCGCGAACTCCAGACAGTTCCCGAAGAAATCACCGTTGACGAGCCGATCCGCGACTACATCGGTGACGTCTGTCGGACGACGCGACGCGATGGCCGCGTCGATGTGGGTGTCTCCCCGCGTGGCGTTCAACGCCTGTTCGAAGTCAGCCGCGCACGCGCCGTCCTCGCAGGTCGGGACTACGTGGTTCCGGACGACGTCAAATCAATCGCACCCGTTGCACTCGCCCATCGGCTCGTGTTAACGCCGGAAGCGAGCGTCGAGGGCGCATCCAGACACCGCGTTATCGAGTCCGTCCTCGAGGAGGTCGATGTGCCCGCGATGGACCCCGCCTCAGCGGAATAG